GGCTTTGAGGATGGGTTAACTAAGACTTCTATTTTGCTATGAAATCAAATAACTCTAATGATTgactaatatttaatttagttatgTCATTGTCTCTTAGTTACGTCATAGATATACCATCAGTATATTTGTAGTTTATGGTTTTAACAATATCTTTAATGAAAAGTTTAATATATCGGTTTTTTAGAAAATGTATCTAAATTATCTCTGAGATGTATAAAAAATGTATCTGAGTTGTCTCtgatatattattatacatctcTAATACATCGTGGGATAAAGATGTAGAGGAAGAGATTAGAACTTTTAAGAGGGCTAGTAATCAGGTGTTAACAGCCAGAAGAACTGTGAAAGTTTGTTGCAACCAAACCTAATAAACCTCGTCATTCAATCCATCTACTGGAAGTAAATAAAtcgttttttatattgttacgttaaataaatataaaattatgtatCAAGTATGTTGTATAGCTGTATCTGagatatttttttcattaaatttcattaatagtATGTGACTGTCTACATATAAGATACATGTCAAAAACAGTTCAAatgcatttatttttaaatatatattaattcattagacgtgtttgacatgtttcttagatgtatttatagataaatttttaatatacaatttatacatgataaatatattcttGATATGCGTCTTCTCGTCAATGGTCGTATCTCAATGCCTTCGAGATACATTTTCGGTACATCTCCTATACATTTTCAATACATCTCGGATACATCATCAATACATATCAGAAACAACTCAAAGaatatttacatatatttttatatatatatatatatatgtgtgtgtgtgtgtgtgtgtgtgtgtgtgtgtgtgtgtgtgtgtcttttagatatattttttagatCCATCTTccatatacaattaaaatatgataaatatatccttaatatgtatcattgataaataatttatataatttatgaaGCATgcgatatattttttattttaatatatgttataaatacatttcaacTACCCGTAAGTTATATATTCAATGCGTTAAATATATAACTCAAATACAAATACtatacatattcgatacatcTTTTGTACATATCAGAAATTGTTTAGacgtatattttttattttaatatatgtattatgtGTGTATTTTGAGATGtggtattaaaattattatttgttaactTCTCtcatatgtttatttttatttataatttatgatttCAACAAATTTTTTAGCAAGAAGTTTAGTATACCGTATTATTTTTagagaatgtttttaaattgtCTTTGAGATGAACACAAATTGTATCCGAGTTGTTTCTAAAATTTCATGGATTGAACTCCAATTCGCTGATAAATTATCGATAGATCTCTGATACATTGTTGATAGTAGTGACTGTAATTTATTAGAGTTAGTAAATGAAAAGAGCCGTGAAGTAAATTGTTTCCGTTTTAAATAGTTTTTgtgatacataaataatacatattaataatataattttgagacacataaataaaatatataaataaaatatatagtatGTTTATCAATGACGATAAATTTAATGAAGGGGATAAATATTGTTATTAGTTCTTTTTTTGtatattcaattatataaagatatttatattgataaaagttgagttaaaaaaattataacttattatttttatatttcaatttatagtGGATAGTAACATATCAAAaagttattgatattatttgatgtatgaattttaattaaagcacgtgatacatatatcttttaatttaaaatatattatacatacaccttagacacacataaataatacatattaataatttatttatttatttttgttttaaaaatatgaaaaaataataatcaaatatatacttgatacatatctgatacataacagatacataaatgatacatgtttgaatagttttgaaAACCTGACGCGTGGCTGACACACAGTTctgacgcgcgtgtcagacgcgtttttgacctattctgacgcgttttcactttttttttatttttttgtgtatGCCATGTGTTGCATTCTCATTAGAaaggtattaaatgtaaaatttcagttttttaagGTGCTCATGTAATATTTCAGCAAGCTTAGCATTTTCGTTATTTTCTTCCACTTTTTGTCTAGTTTTGTAATCTTcccaaattttaataaaaaaatcttgACTTGATTAACGAATGTTAAGATTACGAATCCTCCAACTTCATAACGGTATTCTTGAATTTTTACTCTTCTCACAATTGAACCCTCAAACTTCACTTTTATTTAAGTGAATCTCAAAACTTGATTAACGAATGTTAAGATTACGAATCCCTCTCATGCTCGATTGCATgagataaaaaaacaaatactcAAAATATGTCACCCagttcttttaaattaaaactttcTACGTTATTCTGAATGTAGAAACTTGGAGGTGATAGTAAAAAAGTTAATAGACACATGCTGACGGCATAAGAGCAAATTAATTTAAGAAGCAAAAGATTaaatggcttaattacttaaaaaccacccaccttgaatttttttttcgtttataccctgacctagaaaaaaattcatttataccctgacgtatgtgtttatgtttcacctctaccctaaatttcaaaaaaaaagattatttattgaaaacaactaaatataaggattattctatacttttttctattaaaaaaaatacaaagaaatacttcatctttaaaaatgttcaaaagtaagaattatttaaaacttttttttaaatgaaaagaggttaatttagtgcctcggggtagaggtgaaatataaacacatacgtcagggtataaatgaattttttcctaggtcaggatataaacgaaaaaaaaagttcaagatgggtggtttttaagtaattaagccaagaTTAAATAGTGCATGGACATAATTTAGAACCTCCATCAATCTGAAGCTGCGTGAAATTACTTTTAAGATTGGCATTGCAGATATATTTACATTTAACTTTACAGCACAAGCAAGCACCAGCGCTACCTTTAATTCCTTGCgtaaagataaaagaaagaagcAGAGCTTCTCAACCACAACAGAGACTGGAATTTGAGCCGCTTGCGATACATGTAATACATTTAACCCCTCACCTCACCCACTGTACAATTACTCTCACAATGAATATACAACAATGCCCGGGAACGCCTGTTCCTTCATAATGCCGCTCCTGTTAAACGTGTTCATCTCTGCATCATTCTGCCTTTCTTCCTCCGTAAATAAAATGAAACGTAGAGCACTGAGGCAGAAGGCAGTTGAGCCGTCCAACAGATGGTTGTGGATCTCAAAGTGCACAAATTAAAATCCAGAGTTCACTCGCTCTACCTCTGTTCTTCCAAAGGTTCCCCAGAACACAAGTCCTGGCTCATCTGCTTCTCCTTAGGCAAGCAATCAACAGGAATATAAAAATATCCTTTAGGTAACTTCTGATTCTTCATAGATGCTTGATCTGATGTCATCACTAACTCTTTCTCAAAGGTTTCAAAATGCTGTAAATTTATATATCTAGCGAGAATGAGCAAACATGCACAATCTAGAACAAAAATAAGGAATAATGCAAAGCACACCTTTCTTGTTATAGAGCTCCATTCTCCATCATCCAAAGGATTGCGCAAAGCAAGGGAAGCTCTGTGAGGAATTTGCTTTCCAGCAAATGTTGTCCTCTCCATAGGTTTCCGATTAAACAGGCTTTGCGATGTGGAGCTATCATCTGTCTTTTGATCAGTGTCCATGGTGACTTTAACTCTGTGCAGAACAGAAATATTGCTGTCTACTGTTACGTCATCTGATCTTTGCATTGCATCACTACATGATCTATAACCTTCTATATTGCCTTTAAGGGATGTTGTAGCTGATTCAGAACTGATGTCTGGATGGAAAAAAGGATTATGGGCAAGCACAGAACGAGCAACATGGTCTCTTTTGCAACTAAGAATGCTATGAGAGCAAAGGACCAAATCCCGCTGCAAGAATCCATATAAAAACAATTGCTTTTGTGATACATGCTCATTGGAATTAAAATCTTATCTATAGATAGAACAATGTGTTAAAATAAAAGATGCTGCCCCATTAGAGATCTAAAAATACACTTTTTTTACAAATGATAATCTATAAGGGAAAACGGTTGGCTCaaacagtaaaaaaatgaattacGCTTTAACAAGCCCATTTTTGAAGTAAAGGGAACAGCGGATAGAAGAAAAAGATTCCCAAATAGAAGGAGCTTCGCTGCTACCATCAGGCTTCAATATAAAGATAAAAGTAGAAAATTCAGAAAAGAAAACACAGTGCAAGCGCCTGTTTGGTAATTATAATCTGAGGTTGCAGAAGAATATCTCAAATGCCAACAGATCATATTAAGACAATAACCAAGGGAGAAAACACTCATCAATCAAAtaaagaattatttaaatgtcTCCTTTTTAGGACCTAGAACAAATAGCAAGGAGTATATGCAAAGGCCAGTGCATTCAAAAAATACTAATTCGCTACAGCATGTAAGCTGAGCACCAAACTAATTAACTAAAACTACTATTACAATAAgtaattaatttagaaaaaatacctTTATCTTTTCACGTTTAATGATTCTCTCACAAAGAAGACGAAGCCTCTCCAACTCAACCTGTAAGAATGCAAATTAAATTACTACACATTCTGACAAGCAAGTAGAAGATGAATGTTTCATGTTCATCAAGATTAAAACAGTATATCataagaatatataaacattgACAAGTACTCTGGACATCAGAATGGAAGTACACCCATACCCTGATTTGCTTCATGCTCCTTAACTCATCAGCTCCATGCTTTTGAGTTTCAGCCTGATAACAAGCCAAAAAAATCTCAGTATAAGAATTTTGTTAATGAAGCACGGAACATTTTGAGTGCTTAAATGAAGCCCAGACCTTTGTCTTCTGTTCCAACCCATGTCTTTCACAATAAGCCTTGTGCTGCAACTTTCCATTAAGAGACTTAACATTCATGTAAAAGCCTGCACTTCTAGCGCAGGAAGGATGGAACGTGGTGTGACAATGACCATAGCTACACTGCAGGGGAAATTCGTTGATTTAATAAAGTGTCATAGAGGAAAAAAGTCGCAAAGCAACCAAATTGAACAGACCTTTATGCAGACACCATGTTTGCGACGGCAAATACAGCAATGATCAATTCCTTTACCAACTGTATCCTGGATCCCATTACACAAAAAAATAGGATGTTAGACAGAGTCACTGAAACTATATTGACCCGCATGGAAAACAAATATGTAGCATTTCTCATGTAGTCAATTTAAATCCAATAACTCAAAACTATTTCATGAAACAGGTCTAAAAGCAGCTCTTTGACAAATATTAACATAAAAGTCAAGCACATACCATTCCTTCAACAGGATTCACTTGTCCCCTTCTGAATGTTGGTTCAAACACCCACTACAAGAAAAAATATGCATTAAACATCGATCCTCTTTATTGAAGATGAAGTGAAATAAAGTCAAGACAATCATAACAACCAAAATCAAGATATCCACCTCCGCACAGAAGGCATGCACCCATTGATTATCACTAGATTTTCTAAAGGCCCCGGTGGTTCCACCACATAAACCACACTCAAAATAGTTCTTTTCCCAGAAATCAAGTGAACCGGCTGAAGAGGATTTAGATGATAATAATTCATCACATAATTCACAATACCATGGACCAGTAGATTCTCTGACACTACGGTAGCAGTCCAAGTGAACAGCAACCTGACGCAGGAGCTTTGTTGAGttcaagaaaaaaaagattgtaAAAGAGAGAAAAGGATACCCATGTCTCAGTCAAGAATACCTTGCAACTGGAACAAACTAAAATAGGGTTCAGTATAGTGTCAGATCCTCTGCAAACATCACATGATCTAGGGTGCTCTTTTGAAAAATCTGAAACAGATTGAACAAATTCAGAGTACTTCTCTGAAGAATTTCTTGGAATCGCCACCCTTGATAGTGTCTCTTTCGTACGTGACAACAGCTGAGAAGAAATTCCAGCCCTCCCAttagaaatattaaatttctGCAAAGAGCAGAGAAATAATAAATATTGGATTCTGGAAAAGTATTCAAGTTGTTCTTTCAGGAAAGGCTAGAAGTAGCAAATAGAAGAAAATGCAGCATCACAAACCTCCTGATAAGAAGATTCATCGTATACGTCCTTCCTAAATGATGAAATCCTCGAAGAAGCTGCAGCAGCTGCAGTTGCAGCTGCCAGCACAGCCTGTGCCTCTTTAtgctttctttcttttcttcccTGCTTTTTTGCTTCTCTAATGTCATTTAGATACTGATTAACAAGCACTGCATCCCATTTTTGAGACCTGGTTATGTCAATCTCGTGTGGTAAACTCTTGACAACTTTACAAATTAAGTTATCTGCCAGAGTCGAAGCAAAATATATGCGTTAGAGTTCCAATTCCATTTCATAACACAAAGACAATTCAAGGGCAAGAGTTggaaaaaaaaagggaaaaacaGCAGAGCAGGAAGAAAAAATGAGACCTGTAAAGCGCTTTCTTGATATTGCATTACTGAGCAACCTATGCTGAAAGTAAATAATTTCTCCTTCTACTTCATCCACTGGAGACATTTCTTGAACACCCAATTTTTTAGCCTTAACAAACTGCTCTGGATTTACTTCATCAAATCTGCAAAGATCGTTACATTGTGGATGGCTAGTTTGGTGATCACAGCAGACACCAGTATTGGATGACGCTTCCAGACAGCAGGTTTCTCCCACCCTCAAATCTGCCACAAGAATATGCATTAAAATTGCATGTCATGGAATATCAATAACAGATAGTTTATCATGAAACTTATCTACTGTGGTATTTCTACCTTCTGACCCATAAAAAGTGTCTTCTAAAAACAAGCCACTCTGCATCTGCAACAGTTTCTTATGGATGTACGGGTGCACATATAAACTAgaattttctttgatttttctgCACCACAGAAATACAAATATTTGAGAAAGCTCCCATAAAGTTCGAAACTTTGTTGAGAGATCACATTGCAAAGCTTACTCAAGATCAGGAAGGACTATACTCATATCTGAGTCGCCATACAGGATACCAGCAGTATGCTCTAACTCGGCCTTTTCAGAACGGGTACAGCCTGAGGGACAATCTGAGCTGCCTGTACAACATACATACTTATTTCAGTATAAACAAATAGTAGTTACAtcattaaacaaacaaaaaacaaaaaagtcaatagattattattattatttttatttttttcacatGAAAGCTGCAGAAAAACAAACTACTTATTTGAAAATGTATCAATACTAGTTACATAATAAACATCAGGAATTTAAATGAGTTAAATGTAATATGATTAATAAAATTGACGGCAATCAAATCACAAATAAAGATAGCCTAGTAAATAAATGGCATCCAAATCATAGCTCTTGATTGGCACTAAATCTTATGTTAGAGAgcaataaacataaaaacaacATGCTGAATCATGTTTTAACATGACAGCTTTAAACAACAAAATATGCTAAATTACTCTTCTAATTTGTTTTTACATGAAGCTGCATAAAAACAACTTTTTCAGACAAATGTCTCGAGTGTATAAATTAGATGGCAtgcaaagaaaaaataaattaagaaattcaAGATGAAAGCCAACAACCTGATTtgctatattttttaaaagctcCAAAATTCCTCTTTGACACAAACAGCTCTACAACTCAAGCAGAGGGAGACAAATAGCAAAAAATGAGAACATGCACGTTTCTATTGACAAACAATGCAACGAAGAACAATGCTCGAGCAGAGCAAGAGCAAAAGAAGGGACAACAATAACATTAAAACTCCGGGTGGTGATAAGATCTACAAATCCTAATAGAAGAGAAAGGAAACACAGCGATGTCAATATAcctaatttaagaaaaattaagaaatgGCAGAGCATTGAGATTGATGAGCAGAAAACTATTCATAAAATTTAAGTCctcaaaaattgaaattataatgTTTCAAGAACATGAAGTGCATAAGGCATTAAACTCATACCAGCTGAAACATTATCAACCCAGAATAATCTTTCATATTTTCAAGAGAATCGCATTCCATAGAAATTATGAGAAGTCAGACTTCCCTTAAATGTAGGTCATCCACAAAAATGTCATTTTCCATTTCATCATACTTGCAGCATTATCCTATTATTGTGGcctctaaaaaataagaaacaaCTATCCAAAAGAAACAACTATTCAACTTCACAAACGCCAACTCTAAGATACCAAGCGAAACCTACTAACCCAAGAATGCTACGGCTTTCATCCAGCACAAAGGAACTAGATCAAAAAGacaactttaaaaaatatacctTCAGATTTAGGTAGATGTGCTGCCAAAGCGTCATGGATCCCATTAGGCTCTATTGATGTCTATACAAAAAGCAGAGGAAAAGAAAATTAGAATGAAGGCAACATAATAGGGGAAAATACGCCTTTTCAcaaccaaataaaataataggAACCTAAAGGTGCACATGCTAACCGCAATCCATTACTATCCAAGACTGAAGAGGCATCCGGATGCCCCCAGACAATTAGTTTGTGGTCCCCACATGAATGTCAAAAAATGCATACAGAATAATCCCACTAAGCACTTTCACAACATTGCTTCCACATACAAATACATGAGGCATTATAAAAACTGCTGCTAAAGGGAAGCAAATATAGAAAAGAGCACCGAAACAGATCTACAATTATAACTTCCATAAAAAGAAAATTCCAGAAAAAGATACTAAGATAAAGAAAAAGAGCATCAACGCTAAAACAAATGCCCACCACAATCATATTATGTACTTCACCTAAACAGTAGTATTCACTTATTCAGCAAGCAATACTCAGTTCATGATTATTGAACAGAATTACATTCTTACTTCCattagaaaatcaaataaaaaaacaaacaagaatACTATAGCATAAATTATCCATATGCTACTAGTCAGCTAGAAATGCTCTGAAGAGCCACATCCAAACAAAAATTGGGTTAAGAAATAAACACCAGGAACAGAGGGGATAAGTTACAAGAGCAGATGAGAGGAGACCAAAAACGGAATAATTCCCCAGTCCTATACAATCAAACTACAGAGATAACTTTTTATGAAGAAAGATAATGAATAGAAAAAAACAATAAGATGCTTGCCACATGAATCTTCCAGAGAGAAAAGTAATCGATATGATAAGATTACCTTTTGAATTACCTCAGTCGAATTTTCTGGTTCTTCATGTACACGTTGATCTACTTTAAATTCGTCCAACAACATCCCCCCGTCACTTGAATATTCCTCAGAAGAACAAATTATTTTGTTATCGCGCAGAATTCTAACATTGTTTTTTGTTCTTCGTCGTGGGGGGACTGACCTTACCACAACATGATCTGTCATGTCAGACTCTGATAACGTTATACCATCAGAAAGATCATTTGCTTCCATTTCAGTCTTAGATAAAACAGTGACTTTTTGAACTTTCATATTCTTATGTGAGGTGCCCAAATAAGCATGATTTCTAAGCCATTTGACTAATTTGCATTGCATTTCAGGCACTAAACTATCTTCCTGCAGGAAAAGGATCATTAAgtctaaagaaaaaaaatcagaaaaaataaattgcatAATAAAGCATCATCATTTGAACATTACATCAAGTGTTGAACGTAATGACTCAGGTGAGATGCCAATGTCCAATTCTAAATCTTTCAGATTGACTTTTCCACGGTCAATTAgctgcaagaaaaaaaaatatgcttAACTGAAATTGGGTGATTTGATGAAAATGTCAACTGAAATATCTGATGAGAGACAGCTGATGTATCTACAGAAACATAATATCTTACCTTTTTCAAAATAAGAGTAACATTTAGTGAATCTGGAAGGTTAACAGCCTCGCCGTCACTTCTCTCAGACATATCAATGTTACTGACCTGGTCCCCATCTGCAGATTCTGAGATAAGCACATCATTTGATCTGGAATCGGACAATACAATTTCCCGTGATGCACTATCACCAGATATATCAGAAATGATATTGGGTGTTTCTATAAGGACAGCAACTTTATCTCCATTTCGACCAATCCTCAAATTATGTTGTTTATTGGTTGAGTCACTGCTGACAGCTTTATTTCCTAATTGCAGATTAGTTCTGCCCTCAGGCAATTCTGAGTGCTTGAAACAAAAAGCCCGTAATTCAACCTGTAAAAACATTTGGAACCACCACATGTAATCTATGAGGAGAACTCGTTAAGATGGCACTCTTACCTTATTAACACAAGCATAGCAAAAAGCCAGTGATTTACATACTGAATTGAAGACTTCTTGTCTCTGTTGTATGAATAAAGCAAGTAAAATAaaaagcaaattactatgaggCCCGCTACATATGTCATGATTCACACTTTCGtccctcttgtttgaaaatcaaacgatgcGGTCTCTCACTTTTGTTTCCatcaacgatttagtccttccgTCCATTTTTTGTATTAGACAACCGAGTCAAaggactaaattaaaaaaaatcaaaaataacagTGTGGTCCCCAACTTTTGTTTGTGTCAAAGATTTCTTCCCTcgtgtttgaaaattaatttaccctTAAGTCGTTTGACTACTAACATCAAAAATGGATGGAAGGACCAAACTATTGACGGAAACAAAAGTAAGAGAccatatcatttgattttcaaacaagagagactaaagtgtgaattatgacacATGTAGAGGGCTCCAAAGTAATTtgctttaaaataaattgacaaAGTATCACTTTAGCAAAGAAATAGAAGGAACTTACATCCTCAGATCCATGTTTTCCCCACACCTCGATTCTATGTTTTGCCTCCCTTGCACAAATGGGATGAAATGCAAGTCTACAATTTCCTGAATAAACAAACCAACCAGGAAGCCACTGCCATTAGAAGCAAAATCAGCATGCTTACACAAAATTGGAAAGGGAAGCAGTAACAAAAAGGCCAAACATAATTAATCCTGGGGCACATTATAAATATACTGGCAAATGTAAAATGAAAAAACCAGCCAAGCAAGCCAACAGAAATAATTAAAGAACTGAAAATGACACAAAGACAGCTATCatcgaaaaaataaaatctaaaaaaaaaagtgaattgaGGGGTAGAAAGGAAGAAGTAGAGGATGCAGGATGAGGGAAAAAAAGACCAAGCAATTAACCAACAGCAAGAACATAGATAAAGGACCTAGGTTTACTTTACCAAGATACTAACAAGAAGAGCTAGTTCTTGCACCAATCTACAAGAGCACAAAGATGCCGCTTTCAAAGACAACAGGAAGATGAACATGAAAAAAGAGgccaaataaaaacaaaaaactgaAATAAATAACCAAACAAATAGAACTCAGCAAAATGATTCAGGAATAATATTTGAACAAGACACTAAGTAATTACCATTAAAAGCAAATGCGATTAAACTTTCACTAGCAAAATGTATTAGTTAGTACAATAGTAAAGTTTGGGCTTGCAGAAGTATGGAATAAAATCTTAGGAGTTAATTATTGTCAGAAAGTGTAAAACAGTAGCCAAAACAGCTAAATTTTAGCAATATCACAAATACAATGTAGCCATACAGACCCctagttttataatttatgcAAGCATTTGCGCTCATAAGAACAAAATATGGCAATAAACATCCATCTGAAAGACCAGGTAGCGAGAAATAGTGTCCAACATAAGCCCAAGTCACAACTAGGCACTAGATGCAGCAAAAAAAGCTTACCCCTGGCAACAGCTGATTTCAGAAACGAACATAGCAACTGCAGCTTATAATGTATGGTTATGAAATGGATTGTGTGAGGGGAAAAACAACAGCAGTTACACCATAAAACACTGTATGCAGCAGGTTATCTGAATTCATTTTGCAGTGTAAAGTCCGCACAAGTAACATAAATCCAAGACGGTGTACGGACCAAATAGATAAAAGAAATTGCGaacagaaaaacaaataaagGAGCAGAAGAACACACCATTACTGCAGCGAACACAAACACCGTGCTTCACCTTGCATACACTGCACACTGATTTCCATCGTGTTTCCGGTATTAAATTCACACCCATTATGTTTTCCATCTTTGTTAACACCTCAACAAAGACCTCGGGCATCCATAAAGAGCAAAACAAATGAACAAACTCAGTAACAGAGTCGCCATTTTCTGGCCTAATAGGTTTTAGAGCACCAGCCTGCTTTGGGCAAAGAACACAAGGCTGCTTCACTGAATAGTCACCATCCGTCCTGAACTTACACCAGGAACACAGCCAATATTCATCTATATCCCCTTGCACACCATAACAGTTCAAATGAACAGCAACCTTACAAGAAGAACAAACAACTAATGGATTTGACTCATCACTGATCTCGCTCTTGCAGCAAAAATCACATAATGATGTATTCCCTTCACAAGGTGAGCCCACCAGAACCTTCTCCAAACCTGCATCCGTACCTAAGAGTTTCCTCCTCTTCGATGGCCGTTCTGAAGTCAAAACAGTCCTACTTCTACACCCTAATAGCCACTCTAAGCAGCTAGAAGAAGTTGAATTGGCAGAAACCTTTCCTTCCTCATGAACCAAACAATCTGCACTATCCTCAGGTACACACTTAGCTCTGTCACTTTGAGCTCCAACACTATCAATTTCCATGAACTGTTCTTCTTCTTGCTTTACCTCATTCTTTACTTGAACTTCAGTCCCATGTTCATTTCCATTCTTCATAACTAAACTGGTATCTGCAGTCTCCTGGGCATTTCCACTGTCGCAATTCAGGGTCAGGTTACTATCATTTTTCTCATTTCCAACATTAGGAATCGAAAAACACTGACTAGTACCTAAACACTTAAGGGAAGAAGACAATTCGTACAAAGCATCAATATCTGGCAATGCTACATCTCTAAAGTAATCCTCAGTCTCAACCCAAATATTTCCTCCTTTAGAACGGTTGGAGgatgacttttttttatcagaagTAGAATGTGATCTCTTATGTTTCTTTCTACTGCTATCAGATTGCTTGAGAAGGTTAGCTAATCCACCAGGCAAAGTTGTTACACTTGAACTGCCCGACCCATCCTCGGGGACATCAAATGGAGAGCGTTCACTTAATGCCTTACGTGCCTGAGAGAAGAAATCAACGTTATTAATTGGAGCGGTCTGCTTCTGTTTTAGAGAATTTTCAGGTTGGGTCGCCGGAACCCTAGTATTAAGGCGGCAAGGCCTTTCGTCGGTGCCGCAACCTCCGTCAGGACACCTACCCATCATCTTCTTCCGCCGGGGACATCTGCCTCCGGTCATTTAATACGCCATCCCCCACCACCGCCACCAGCATATGCTGATAATTTCATAACGGAAACCTAAACCCTAATTTCTAATTCctaaccaaaata
This region of Mercurialis annua linkage group LG1-X, ddMerAnnu1.2, whole genome shotgun sequence genomic DNA includes:
- the LOC126665739 gene encoding uncharacterized protein LOC126665739 isoform X4 yields the protein MTGGRCPRRKKMMGRCPDGGCGTDERPCRLNTRVPATQPENSLKQKQTAPINNVDFFSQARKALSERSPFDVPEDGSGSSSVTTLPGGLANLLKQSDSSRKKHKRSHSTSDKKKSSSNRSKGGNIWVETEDYFRDVALPDIDALYELSSSLKCLGTSQCFSIPNVGNEKNDSNLTLNCDSGNAQETADTSLVMKNGNEHGTEVQVKNEVKQEEEQFMEIDSVGAQSDRAKCVPEDSADCLVHEEGKVSANSTSSSCLEWLLGCRSRTVLTSERPSKRRKLLGTDAGLEKVLVGSPCEGNTSLCDFCCKSEISDESNPLVVCSSCKVAVHLNCYGVQGDIDEYWLCSWCKFRTDGDYSVKQPCVLCPKQAGALKPIRPENGDSVTEFVHLFCSLWMPEVFVEVLTKMENIMGVNLIPETRWKSVCSVCKVKHGVCVRCSNGNCRLAFHPICAREAKHRIEVWGKHGSEDVELRAFCFKHSELPEGRTNLQLGNKAVSSDSTNKQHNLRIGRNGDKVAVLIETPNIISDISGDSASREIVLSDSRSNDVLISESADGDQVSNIDMSERSDGEAVNLPDSLNVTLILKKLIDRGKVNLKDLELDIGISPESLRSTLDEDSLVPEMQCKLVKWLRNHAYLGTSHKNMKVQKVTVLSKTEMEANDLSDGITLSESDMTDHVVVRSVPPRRRTKNNVRILRDNKIICSSEEYSSDGGMLLDEFKVDQRVHEEPENSTEVIQKTSIEPNGIHDALAAHLPKSEGSSDCPSGCTRSEKAELEHTAGILYGDSDMSIVLPDLEKIKENSSLYVHPYIHKKLLQMQSGLFLEDTFYGSEDLRVGETCCLEASSNTGVCCDHQTSHPQCNDLCRFDEVNPEQFVKAKKLGVQEMSPVDEVEGEIIYFQHRLLSNAISRKRFTDNLICKVVKSLPHEIDITRSQKWDAVLVNQYLNDIREAKKQGRKERKHKEAQAVLAAATAAAAASSRISSFRKDVYDESSYQEKFNISNGRAGISSQLLSRTKETLSRVAIPRNSSEKYSEFVQSVSDFSKEHPRSCDVCRGSDTILNPILVCSSCKVAVHLDCYRSVRESTGPWYCELCDELLSSKSSSAGSLDFWEKNYFECGLCGGTTGAFRKSSDNQWVHAFCAEVDILILWVFEPTFRRGQVNPVEGMDTVGKGIDHCCICRRKHGVCIKCSYGHCHTTFHPSCARSAGFYMNVKSLNGKLQHKAYCERHGLEQKTKAETQKHGADELRSMKQIRVELERLRLLCERIIKREKIKRDLVLCSHSILSCKRDHVARSVLAHNPFFHPDISSESATTSLKGNIEGYRSCSDAMQRSDDVTVDSNISVLHRVKVTMDTDQKTDDSSTSQSLFNRKPMERTTFAGKQIPHRASLALRNPLDDGEWSSITRKHFETFEKELVMTSDQASMKNQKLPKGYFYIPVDCLPKEKQMSQDLCSGEPLEEQR